A genome region from Geodermatophilus bullaregiensis includes the following:
- a CDS encoding PQQ-dependent dehydrogenase, methanol/ethanol family, whose amino-acid sequence MTGIQDRTDIEYGEAPPAVDFGSLTTAPGTAPPVVQDVTYERILDARSEPQNWLTYYGAYDGQRYSPLDQINTENVVRITPAWVFSFSPHGLHAGQSTYAFETCPIVVDGVMYVSGWDGWVWALDAKNGQLLWQYKHAIPFDVSLCCGNVNRGVAVANGKVFVCTLNAHVLALDATDGSCIWDVTSGDVRAGESLTVAPLVVKDRVVVGSSGGEFGVRGHLDAYDMETGERVWRCYTIPKPGEPGSETWPAEGEAWARGGGNGWITGTFDPETNLLYWGTGNPAPDFDGEVRPGDNLYTDSVIAVDADTGEIRWHYQCTPHDLWDYDSNMECILFEQDGRKLLAHFDKNGYCFVLDRTNGERVRIFPFVDRITWGEITPDGQVTPRIYPEQEGEEVHFHPGPAGAKEWTHAAYSPRTGLFYVPVQDTGAKVARRRREFKESIPYWGAAVTVDAEDMAGSVSAFDPSTGEEVWRWRNDLPMCASVLATAGDLVFAGTPSGTFVALDARSGEFLWQFNCGSGHHSSPTTYSVDGKQYIAVPVGWGAWVEGFLPGMMGGPHGQAMFVFSLPEGQDSSGGR is encoded by the coding sequence ATGACAGGCATCCAGGACAGGACCGACATCGAGTACGGAGAGGCCCCGCCGGCAGTCGACTTCGGGTCTCTCACCACCGCCCCCGGGACCGCGCCCCCGGTGGTCCAGGACGTCACGTACGAACGCATCCTCGACGCCCGCTCCGAGCCGCAGAACTGGCTCACCTACTACGGGGCCTACGACGGACAGCGGTACAGCCCGCTCGACCAGATCAACACCGAGAACGTCGTCCGCATCACCCCGGCCTGGGTCTTCAGCTTCTCGCCCCACGGGCTGCACGCGGGCCAGTCGACGTACGCCTTCGAGACCTGCCCGATCGTCGTCGACGGCGTCATGTACGTCTCCGGGTGGGACGGCTGGGTCTGGGCGCTCGACGCCAAGAACGGTCAGCTGCTGTGGCAGTACAAGCACGCGATCCCGTTCGACGTCTCGCTGTGCTGCGGAAACGTCAACCGTGGGGTCGCGGTGGCCAACGGCAAGGTCTTCGTCTGCACCCTCAACGCCCACGTGCTCGCGCTCGACGCCACCGACGGCTCGTGCATCTGGGACGTAACGAGCGGGGACGTGCGCGCCGGGGAGAGCCTCACGGTCGCCCCGCTGGTGGTGAAGGACCGGGTCGTCGTCGGCAGCTCCGGCGGGGAGTTCGGGGTCCGCGGCCACCTCGACGCCTACGACATGGAGACCGGGGAGCGGGTCTGGCGGTGCTACACGATCCCGAAGCCTGGTGAGCCGGGTTCCGAGACTTGGCCCGCCGAGGGCGAGGCCTGGGCGCGGGGTGGTGGCAACGGCTGGATCACCGGCACCTTCGACCCGGAGACCAACCTCCTGTACTGGGGGACCGGCAACCCGGCGCCCGACTTCGACGGCGAGGTCCGTCCGGGCGACAACCTCTACACCGACAGCGTGATCGCGGTGGACGCCGACACCGGCGAGATCCGCTGGCACTACCAGTGCACCCCGCACGACCTGTGGGACTACGACAGCAACATGGAGTGCATCCTGTTCGAGCAGGACGGGCGCAAGCTCCTGGCCCACTTCGACAAGAACGGGTACTGCTTCGTCCTGGACCGCACCAACGGTGAACGGGTGCGGATCTTCCCGTTCGTCGACCGGATCACCTGGGGGGAGATCACCCCCGACGGTCAGGTGACGCCGCGGATCTACCCCGAGCAGGAGGGGGAGGAGGTCCACTTCCACCCCGGGCCGGCCGGGGCCAAGGAGTGGACCCACGCGGCGTACAGCCCGAGGACGGGACTGTTCTACGTCCCGGTGCAGGACACCGGCGCGAAGGTCGCCCGCCGGCGCCGGGAGTTCAAGGAGAGCATCCCCTACTGGGGCGCGGCGGTCACCGTGGACGCCGAGGACATGGCGGGGTCGGTGTCGGCCTTCGACCCGTCCACCGGCGAGGAGGTCTGGCGCTGGCGCAACGACCTGCCGATGTGTGCCTCGGTGCTGGCCACGGCGGGCGACCTCGTGTTCGCCGGCACGCCGTCCGGGACGTTCGTGGCCCTCGACGCCCGCAGCGGCGAGTTCCTGTGGCAGTTCAACTGCGGCAGCGGCCACCACAGCAGCCCGACCACCTACAGCGTCGACGGCAAGCAGTACATCGCCGTCCCGGTCGGCTGGGGCGCCTGGGTCGAGGGGTTCCTGCCCGGGATGATGGGCGGCCCGCACGGACAGGCGATGTTCGTCTTCTCGCTGCCCGAGGGCCAGGACTCGTCCGGAGGGAGGTGA
- the pqqA gene encoding pyrroloquinoline quinone precursor peptide PqqA yields MDQEQYVCPLGADEWETPSFEEIRVSAEATAYMGVQEDWD; encoded by the coding sequence ATGGACCAGGAGCAGTACGTCTGCCCGCTCGGCGCAGACGAGTGGGAGACCCCCTCCTTCGAGGAGATCCGGGTGTCCGCTGAGGCGACCGCCTACATGGGCGTCCAGGAGGACTGGGACTAG
- the pqqB gene encoding pyrroloquinoline quinone biosynthesis protein PqqB yields the protein MWVRVLGSAAGGGFPQWNCACPACRAVRDGSRPARPRTQSSVAVSPDGRRWLLLNASPDVQAQMASFPALHPSSGPDGARVVPLQAVLLTDAELDHTLGLLLLREGGGLVLHATEATRDTLCDGTSLLRTLEAYCPVEWRPVVPGADVPLADGLSYRAFDVPTTKRARFGPGGRSGRVVGYRLTDERSGRVLVHLPVVQELTAAVLGELDGCSCLLVDGTCWSDDELIRLGLAGRTAREMGHLPISGPGGSLEQLSPLPIRRTVYVHVNNTNPILLEDAPERRTVEQHGMEVAVDGLELQL from the coding sequence GTGTGGGTGCGGGTGCTGGGCTCGGCAGCGGGAGGCGGGTTCCCGCAGTGGAACTGCGCCTGCCCGGCGTGCCGCGCGGTGCGCGACGGGTCCCGGCCCGCCCGCCCGCGGACCCAGTCGTCGGTCGCGGTGAGCCCCGACGGCCGGCGGTGGTTGCTGCTCAACGCCTCACCCGACGTCCAGGCCCAGATGGCGTCCTTCCCCGCCCTGCACCCCTCCAGCGGTCCCGACGGTGCCCGGGTGGTCCCGCTGCAGGCCGTCCTGCTCACCGACGCCGAGCTGGACCACACGCTCGGGCTCCTGCTGCTCCGAGAGGGAGGTGGCCTCGTCCTGCACGCCACCGAGGCGACCCGCGACACGCTGTGCGACGGGACGTCGCTGCTGCGGACCCTCGAGGCCTACTGCCCGGTCGAGTGGCGGCCGGTCGTGCCGGGGGCGGACGTGCCGCTGGCCGACGGGTTGTCCTACCGCGCCTTCGACGTCCCGACGACGAAGCGGGCGCGGTTCGGCCCGGGCGGGCGGAGCGGGCGCGTCGTCGGCTACCGCCTGACCGACGAGCGCAGCGGCCGGGTGCTGGTCCACCTGCCGGTGGTGCAGGAGCTGACCGCGGCGGTGCTGGGCGAACTTGACGGCTGCTCGTGCCTGCTCGTCGACGGGACCTGCTGGTCCGACGACGAGCTGATCCGGCTCGGCCTGGCAGGCAGGACGGCACGCGAGATGGGGCACCTGCCGATCAGCGGGCCCGGGGGCAGCCTCGAGCAGCTCTCCCCGCTGCCCATCCGGCGCACGGTCTACGTCCACGTCAACAACACCAACCCGATCCTGCTCGAGGACGCGCCCGAGCGGCGCACCGTGGAGCAGCACGGCATGGAGGTCGCCGTGGACGGGCTGGAACTACAGCTGTGA
- the pqqC gene encoding pyrroloquinoline-quinone synthase PqqC: MTLTDTATDGFVAALRAQSRRYHDRHPFHERMNAGRLGPGEIRMWVANRFYYQENIPRKDAAILANCPDRAVRRRWLRRIVDHDGTAEGEGGIEAWLRLGDAVGLSREEMEDERHVVPGVRFAVDAYVGFARTRPWVEAVASSLTELFAPDLMAERLAAFERHYTWIDRQGLAYFRGRLTQAPRDSEHALEVVTEHCRTPEQQAAAAAALSFKCDVLWSVLDAIDRACADR; this comes from the coding sequence GTGACCCTGACGGACACGGCGACCGACGGCTTCGTGGCAGCGCTGCGCGCGCAGTCGCGGCGCTACCACGACCGGCACCCCTTCCACGAGCGGATGAACGCGGGGCGCCTGGGCCCCGGGGAGATCCGGATGTGGGTGGCCAACCGCTTCTACTACCAGGAGAACATCCCCCGCAAGGACGCCGCCATCCTCGCCAACTGCCCCGACCGCGCGGTCCGCCGCCGCTGGCTGCGGCGCATCGTCGACCACGACGGCACGGCCGAGGGCGAGGGCGGCATCGAGGCGTGGCTGCGTCTGGGCGACGCGGTCGGGCTCAGCCGGGAGGAGATGGAGGACGAGCGGCACGTCGTCCCCGGGGTGCGGTTCGCCGTCGACGCCTACGTCGGCTTCGCCCGCACCCGGCCCTGGGTCGAGGCGGTGGCCTCCTCCCTGACCGAGCTGTTCGCGCCGGACCTGATGGCCGAACGGCTGGCCGCCTTCGAACGCCACTACACCTGGATCGACCGTCAGGGTCTGGCCTACTTCCGGGGCCGCCTCACCCAGGCGCCCCGCGACTCCGAGCACGCCCTGGAGGTGGTGACGGAGCACTGCCGGACGCCCGAGCAGCAAGCAGCCGCCGCGGCGGCACTGTCCTTCAAGTGCGACGTCCTGTGGAGCGTGCTCGATGCCATCGACCGGGCCTGTGCAGATCGGTAG
- the pqqD gene encoding pyrroloquinoline quinone biosynthesis peptide chaperone PqqD gives MQIGSGTDRPRLARHVRLTFDPARGQHVLLTPEAVTVLNGTGAAVLDLCDGRRTVAGIGAELRRRYGRVVDDEVRAFLDRLAARRCVEIDHAEVGRG, from the coding sequence GTGCAGATCGGTAGCGGGACCGACCGCCCCCGTCTGGCCCGCCACGTCCGGCTGACGTTCGACCCGGCACGCGGGCAGCACGTGCTGCTGACGCCCGAGGCGGTCACCGTCCTGAACGGCACGGGCGCGGCCGTCCTGGACCTGTGCGACGGGCGCCGGACGGTGGCCGGGATCGGGGCGGAGCTGCGCCGACGGTACGGCCGCGTGGTCGACGACGAGGTGCGGGCCTTCCTCGACCGCCTCGCCGCCCGACGGTGCGTCGAGATCGACCACGCGGAGGTCGGCCGTGGCTGA
- the pqqE gene encoding pyrroloquinoline quinone biosynthesis protein PqqE, with translation MADAGVDRPFGLLAELTYGCPLQCSYCSNPLDLAAYADELTTAEWQRVLAEARELGVLQLHLSGGEPLLRRDLPDIVHCASGLGLYTNLITSALGLSSRRAEQLLAAGLDHVQISVQADEPTLSDRLAGSPSFQRKVAASRLVKELGWPLTLNVVLHRHNVDRIAGILELAEELGADRIELANTQYYGWGLLNRDGLLPSRAQLERAEVVVRAAHERLEGRMEVIYVLPDHYGRYPKPCMGGWGRRQLTVVPNGDVLPCPTAQTLPLPRASVREHSLGWIWERSPLFQSFRGTAWMPDPCRSCERRELDFGGCRCQAFQLTGDAARTDPVCHLSPDHGVVADAVRAANEAPWPGDAVLTPRPQTVTRRSR, from the coding sequence GTGGCTGACGCAGGCGTGGACAGGCCGTTCGGGCTGCTGGCCGAGCTCACCTACGGCTGTCCGCTGCAGTGCTCGTACTGCTCCAACCCGCTCGACCTCGCCGCGTACGCCGACGAGCTGACCACGGCGGAGTGGCAGCGGGTGCTGGCCGAGGCCCGGGAGCTGGGCGTGCTGCAGCTGCACCTCTCCGGCGGCGAGCCGCTCCTGCGCCGCGACCTCCCCGACATCGTGCACTGCGCCTCCGGGCTGGGCCTCTACACGAACCTCATCACCAGCGCGCTCGGCCTCTCCTCCCGCCGCGCGGAGCAGCTGCTCGCCGCGGGCCTCGACCACGTGCAGATCAGCGTCCAGGCCGACGAGCCGACCCTCTCCGACCGCCTCGCCGGGTCGCCGTCGTTCCAGCGCAAGGTGGCGGCCTCGCGGCTGGTGAAGGAGCTGGGGTGGCCCCTCACGCTCAACGTGGTCCTCCACCGGCACAACGTCGACCGGATCGCCGGCATCCTCGAGCTGGCCGAGGAGCTGGGGGCCGACCGGATCGAGCTGGCCAACACGCAGTACTACGGCTGGGGTCTGCTCAACCGCGACGGGCTCCTGCCGAGCAGGGCCCAGCTCGAGCGCGCCGAGGTCGTGGTGCGGGCGGCGCACGAACGCCTGGAGGGACGGATGGAGGTCATCTACGTCCTCCCCGACCACTACGGGCGGTACCCCAAGCCCTGCATGGGCGGCTGGGGGCGGCGGCAGCTCACCGTGGTGCCCAACGGCGACGTCCTCCCGTGCCCGACCGCACAGACCCTCCCCCTTCCCCGGGCCAGCGTGCGGGAGCACTCCCTGGGCTGGATCTGGGAGCGGTCACCCCTCTTCCAGAGCTTCCGCGGAACGGCGTGGATGCCCGACCCCTGCCGCAGCTGCGAGCGCCGCGAGCTCGACTTCGGCGGCTGCCGCTGTCAGGCGTTCCAGCTCACCGGCGACGCCGCCCGCACGGATCCGGTCTGCCACCTGTCTCCCGACCACGGAGTCGTGGCCGACGCGGTGCGAGCCGCCAACGAGGCGCCGTGGCCGGGGGATGCGGTGCTGACCCCCCGGCCGCAGACCGTCACCCGGCGCAGCCGGTGA
- a CDS encoding sodium:calcium antiporter produces MTSVLVFVAGATLLIVSAEKLIDHLVGAAKGLRLPLFLLAVVFTGVEFDDITLGVALNLEDLNGVALGLVFGTALSFTGVVLALAAILRPSRVDVPRDYVVVFAVAPLVMVGFTLTAPLTVTDGLLLLGLFVVFMAYVATREFRRSVPVFRDVEVCEAAVGRSGAGAQQGPDGGGARAGAGLEQRVLDDVRCAEARRLPGWADLGLAVLALAGLVIGAATTSAGTEGILDAYGLEGTVFGATIVTAVLTLEDLFLTVEAFRKGVPEVGVGNVIGSVVFSVTGKLGITLLAGGIVVGSDVLTWHLPALVVLTALAAYLLATGRLARWHGCTLLVLYLAYWVVSLVVFGGAPVELD; encoded by the coding sequence GTGACCTCGGTGCTCGTCTTCGTCGCTGGCGCGACGCTGCTCATCGTCAGCGCCGAGAAGCTCATCGACCACCTGGTCGGGGCGGCGAAGGGTCTGCGGCTCCCGCTGTTCCTGCTCGCCGTCGTCTTCACCGGTGTCGAGTTCGACGACATCACGCTCGGTGTCGCGCTGAACCTCGAGGACCTCAACGGCGTCGCGCTGGGCCTGGTGTTCGGAACGGCGCTGTCGTTCACCGGGGTCGTCCTCGCGCTCGCCGCGATCCTCCGGCCGAGCCGGGTCGACGTCCCGCGCGACTACGTCGTCGTGTTCGCCGTCGCACCGCTGGTGATGGTCGGGTTCACGCTCACCGCGCCGCTCACCGTCACCGACGGCCTGTTGCTCCTCGGCCTGTTCGTCGTGTTCATGGCCTACGTCGCCACCCGCGAGTTCCGCAGGAGCGTGCCGGTCTTCCGTGACGTGGAGGTGTGCGAAGCCGCCGTCGGGAGGTCGGGAGCCGGCGCGCAGCAGGGACCGGACGGCGGAGGAGCGCGGGCCGGCGCCGGGCTGGAGCAGCGGGTCCTCGACGACGTGCGGTGCGCGGAGGCGCGCCGGCTGCCCGGCTGGGCCGATCTGGGACTGGCGGTGCTGGCCCTCGCCGGCCTCGTCATCGGTGCGGCGACCACCAGCGCCGGAACCGAGGGGATCCTGGACGCCTACGGGCTCGAGGGCACGGTGTTCGGTGCCACCATCGTCACTGCCGTGCTGACCCTCGAGGACCTCTTCCTGACCGTGGAGGCCTTCCGCAAGGGCGTGCCGGAGGTCGGGGTCGGCAACGTCATCGGGAGCGTCGTCTTCTCGGTCACCGGGAAGCTGGGCATCACCCTCCTGGCCGGTGGCATCGTCGTCGGCTCGGACGTGCTCACCTGGCACCTGCCTGCGCTCGTCGTCCTCACCGCCCTCGCCGCGTACCTCCTCGCCACCGGCCGGCTGGCGCGGTGGCACGGCTGCACCCTGCTGGTCCTCTACCTCGCGTACTGGGTGGTCAGCCTCGTCGTGTTCGGTGGAGCCCCGGTCGAGCTGGACTGA
- a CDS encoding YkvA family protein — translation MPDWAWTLAGVLGGLLLCWLVLMAALWWTCPDELRLRELLRLLPDVLRLVRRLAGDGTLPRGVRVRLWLLLAYLASPIDLVPDFVPVLGHADDAIVVALVLRSVVRRAGADAIDRHWPGTPDGLAALRRASRL, via the coding sequence ATGCCGGACTGGGCGTGGACGCTGGCCGGGGTGCTGGGGGGCCTGCTGCTGTGCTGGCTGGTGCTGATGGCGGCGTTGTGGTGGACCTGCCCGGACGAGCTGCGACTGCGGGAGCTGCTGCGGCTGCTGCCCGACGTGCTCAGGTTGGTGCGCCGGCTGGCCGGTGACGGGACGCTGCCGCGCGGCGTCCGGGTACGGCTGTGGCTGTTGCTGGCCTACCTGGCCTCACCCATCGACCTGGTGCCCGACTTCGTGCCGGTGCTCGGCCACGCCGACGACGCGATCGTGGTCGCCCTGGTGTTGCGCTCGGTGGTCCGTCGCGCCGGCGCGGACGCGATCGACCGGCACTGGCCGGGCACGCCCGACGGCCTGGCCGCGCTGCGCCGGGCGAGCCGCCTCTGA
- a CDS encoding GlcG/HbpS family heme-binding protein, whose product MPQQLTNLTLDDARRIVAAGEARAAEIGQPMNIAVVDAGGDLVMHVRMDGAWRGSVDIAINKAFTARAFDTTTAELAELATPGGPFYGIQASNNGKVMVFAGGAPVRADGVIVGAVGVSGGTGEQDTTVCEAAAAGL is encoded by the coding sequence GTGCCCCAGCAGCTGACCAACCTGACTCTGGACGACGCCCGCCGCATCGTCGCGGCCGGGGAGGCCCGCGCCGCGGAGATCGGGCAGCCGATGAACATCGCCGTCGTCGATGCCGGGGGCGACCTCGTCATGCACGTCCGGATGGACGGCGCCTGGCGCGGCAGTGTCGACATCGCCATCAACAAGGCCTTCACCGCCCGGGCGTTCGACACCACCACCGCCGAGCTCGCCGAGCTGGCGACGCCGGGGGGGCCGTTCTACGGCATCCAGGCGTCCAACAACGGCAAGGTCATGGTGTTCGCCGGTGGCGCCCCGGTGCGCGCCGACGGCGTCATCGTGGGCGCCGTCGGGGTGAGCGGTGGCACCGGTGAACAGGACACCACCGTCTGCGAGGCGGCCGCCGCCGGCCTCTGA
- a CDS encoding MDR family MFS transporter has product MLSTALIALDSTIIATAVPAVVDDLGGFSQFPWLFSVYLLTQAVTVPVYGKLSDVYGRKPVLLFGIAVFVAASLFCGLAWSMPALIVGRALQGIGAGAVQPIGMTVIGDIYTVEERARVQGYLASVWGVSSVLGPTLGGVFSDHLSWRWIFLVNLPLGAVALVVLYRRFTERVERRRHRLDVAGAVLLSAGCALLILGLLEGGNAWAWTSGTSIAVLGTAIVLLAAFGLVERRAAEPVLPTWVLRRRILVTGNLAALGLGALLIGLSSYLPTWAQGVLGASALEAGFALAALTLGWPIAASLAGRLYLRIGFRNTALIGVVLAVLGTTATALLGSDAHLWQVGAAMFVTGAGLGLSSSPLIVAVQSVVGWDRRGVVTGTTMFARSIGSAVGAAVFGAIANTTLAGRFASPPPGLGGEVPTDVDGTTAALSQGGAVAEYARESLHAASHGVFLATAVTAVVIAVAVAAMPRRAERLRFDDDPGTDAAGDAHRAEGRGTGRGDDARPTSTGHLPD; this is encoded by the coding sequence ATGCTCAGCACCGCGCTCATCGCGCTGGACAGCACGATCATCGCGACGGCCGTGCCGGCCGTCGTCGACGACCTCGGGGGCTTCAGCCAGTTCCCGTGGCTGTTCAGCGTGTACCTGCTGACGCAGGCGGTGACCGTCCCCGTCTACGGCAAGCTCTCCGACGTCTACGGGCGCAAGCCGGTGCTGCTGTTCGGCATCGCGGTGTTCGTCGCGGCGTCGCTGTTCTGCGGGCTGGCGTGGTCGATGCCGGCGCTGATCGTCGGACGTGCGCTGCAGGGCATCGGCGCCGGAGCGGTCCAGCCGATCGGCATGACCGTCATCGGCGACATCTACACGGTCGAGGAGCGGGCGAGGGTCCAGGGCTACCTGGCCTCGGTGTGGGGCGTGTCGTCGGTGCTCGGGCCGACGCTCGGTGGCGTCTTCAGCGACCACCTGTCCTGGCGCTGGATCTTCCTGGTCAACCTGCCCCTCGGCGCGGTGGCGCTGGTGGTGCTGTACCGCCGGTTCACCGAGCGGGTCGAGCGCCGCCGGCACCGCCTCGACGTCGCGGGCGCGGTGCTGCTGTCCGCCGGGTGTGCGCTGCTCATCCTCGGCCTCCTGGAGGGAGGCAACGCCTGGGCCTGGACGTCGGGCACCTCGATCGCCGTCCTGGGGACGGCGATCGTGCTGCTGGCGGCGTTCGGCCTCGTGGAGCGCCGGGCGGCGGAGCCGGTCCTGCCGACGTGGGTGCTGCGCCGCCGCATCCTCGTGACCGGCAACCTGGCCGCGCTGGGCCTCGGTGCCCTGCTCATCGGTCTGAGCTCCTACCTGCCGACGTGGGCGCAGGGTGTACTCGGCGCCAGCGCCCTCGAGGCCGGCTTCGCGCTGGCGGCGCTGACCCTGGGGTGGCCGATCGCGGCCAGCCTGGCCGGCCGGCTCTACCTGCGCATCGGCTTCCGCAACACCGCCCTCATCGGCGTCGTCCTCGCGGTGCTCGGGACGACGGCGACCGCGCTGCTGGGGTCGGACGCCCACCTCTGGCAGGTGGGCGCGGCGATGTTCGTCACCGGGGCCGGGCTGGGGCTGTCGTCCTCGCCGCTCATCGTCGCCGTGCAGTCCGTCGTCGGCTGGGACCGGCGCGGCGTCGTCACCGGCACCACCATGTTCGCCCGGTCGATCGGGTCGGCGGTCGGTGCCGCGGTGTTCGGCGCCATCGCGAACACCACGCTGGCCGGTCGCTTCGCGTCACCTCCGCCCGGCCTGGGGGGCGAGGTCCCCACCGACGTCGACGGCACGACCGCCGCGCTGTCCCAGGGCGGCGCGGTGGCCGAGTACGCGCGGGAGAGCCTGCACGCGGCGTCGCACGGCGTGTTCCTCGCGACGGCCGTCACCGCCGTCGTCATCGCGGTGGCCGTGGCGGCCATGCCGCGGCGCGCCGAGCGGCTGCGCTTCGACGACGACCCGGGCACGGACGCGGCCGGAGACGCCCACCGAGCCGAGGGCCGCGGGACCGGCCGAGGCGACGACGCCCGCCCCACCTCCACCGGTCACCTGCCGGACTGA
- a CDS encoding DUF4386 domain-containing protein, whose amino-acid sequence MQPRARRSPGRGHLSGPDVMAAVDALLLGSLVYRSGLVARVIPLMGLIGGPLLLASVAGVVLGTHDLDAGLHVIAAAPIFSWELSPGVYLMVKGFRSTPITARAVPSTRPGPGDDIRSPASCRSSRGTSCSPTATTSTPPRRSPSP is encoded by the coding sequence GTGCAGCCACGAGCCCGGCGGTCACCCGGTCGCGGGCACCTGTCCGGACCCGACGTCATGGCGGCCGTCGACGCCCTGTTGCTCGGCTCGCTGGTGTACCGGTCCGGCCTCGTAGCACGCGTCATCCCGCTGATGGGCCTGATCGGCGGCCCCCTGCTGCTGGCCTCCGTGGCCGGGGTCGTCCTCGGCACGCACGACCTGGACGCCGGGCTCCACGTGATCGCGGCCGCCCCGATCTTCTCCTGGGAGCTGTCACCCGGCGTCTACCTGATGGTCAAGGGCTTCAGGTCCACGCCGATCACCGCCCGCGCCGTCCCGTCGACCCGGCCCGGACCGGGAGATGACATCCGGTCGCCCGCTTCCTGCCGTTCTTCGCGGGGGACGAGCTGCTCGCCCACAGCAACGACGTCGACACCCCCGAGGCGATCGCCGTCGCCCTGA
- a CDS encoding histone-like nucleoid-structuring protein Lsr2 gives MATRTEVVLIDDLDGETPASTTVEFALDGTEYGIDLSDENAAAMRAQLSRYVQAAREVSSSAGRRAAEPARPAYSGYDPAAVRAWAAGQGITVSPRGRIKADVVEQYRAAGN, from the coding sequence GTGGCTACCCGGACCGAGGTCGTGCTGATCGACGACCTGGATGGCGAGACGCCGGCCAGCACGACCGTGGAGTTCGCTCTCGACGGCACCGAGTACGGGATCGACCTGAGCGACGAGAACGCCGCAGCGATGCGCGCGCAGCTCTCCCGCTACGTGCAGGCCGCCCGGGAGGTCTCCTCGAGCGCGGGTCGTCGTGCCGCCGAGCCGGCGAGACCCGCCTACTCGGGGTACGACCCGGCCGCGGTGCGCGCCTGGGCTGCCGGACAGGGCATCACGGTCTCCCCGCGTGGCCGGATCAAGGCCGACGTCGTCGAGCAGTACCGAGCCGCCGGCAACTGA
- a CDS encoding IS481 family transposase, producing MAHANARTTVYARKLIVDRVRAGHRPGEVAKQLGVSRQTVDKWIRRYRAEGEAGLADRSSRPHRMPRQTSPETTAAIVAARTEHHAGPVRLAAILGLAASTIGAVLARAGLPRLAEVDRLTGELLRGRRHSDRRYERAHPGELLHVDVKKLGRIPAGGGWRVHGRSEEVRGRGLGWDYVHVAVDDHTRLAYAEVLSDERVATCAGFLTRAAAWFAARGVIVRRVLTDNAKSYRVGRAWIAVCAQLGIGRRFIKPGRPATFGKAERFNRTLQTEWAYATAWTSNDERTAALDSWLTHYNTARSHSALGGHPPVSRLAA from the coding sequence GTGGCCCACGCTAATGCCCGCACGACCGTCTATGCCCGCAAGCTGATCGTCGACCGCGTCCGAGCCGGTCACCGGCCCGGCGAGGTGGCCAAGCAGCTGGGGGTGAGCCGACAGACGGTCGACAAGTGGATCCGCCGCTACCGCGCCGAGGGCGAGGCCGGGCTGGCCGACCGCTCGTCCCGGCCGCATCGGATGCCGCGGCAGACCTCGCCGGAGACGACCGCGGCCATCGTGGCCGCGCGCACCGAGCACCATGCCGGCCCGGTTCGGCTGGCCGCGATCCTGGGCCTGGCAGCCTCCACCATCGGTGCGGTCCTCGCCCGCGCCGGCCTGCCCCGGCTGGCCGAGGTCGACCGGCTCACCGGCGAGCTGCTGCGCGGCCGGCGGCACAGCGACCGCCGGTATGAGCGCGCCCATCCCGGCGAGCTGCTGCACGTCGACGTCAAGAAGCTCGGCCGGATCCCCGCCGGCGGCGGCTGGCGGGTCCACGGCCGCTCGGAGGAGGTCCGCGGTCGCGGCCTGGGCTGGGACTACGTGCACGTCGCCGTCGACGATCACACCCGGCTGGCCTACGCCGAGGTGCTGTCTGACGAGCGGGTGGCCACCTGCGCCGGTTTCTTGACCCGGGCGGCGGCCTGGTTCGCCGCCCGCGGCGTCATCGTGCGTCGGGTGCTGACCGACAACGCCAAGAGCTACCGAGTCGGGCGGGCCTGGATCGCCGTCTGCGCCCAGCTGGGCATCGGCCGCCGGTTCATCAAGCCCGGCCGGCCCGCGACCTTCGGCAAGGCCGAGCGGTTCAACCGCACCCTGCAGACCGAGTGGGCCTACGCCACCGCCTGGACCAGCAACGACGAGCGCACCGCCGCCCTGGACAGCTGGCTGACCCACTACAACACTGCCCGCAGCCACTCCGCCCTCGGAGGTCACCCGCCGGTCAGCCGCCTCGCCGCGTGA